One genomic region from Terriglobus aquaticus encodes:
- a CDS encoding rhomboid family intramembrane serine protease, which translates to MRSTGSTTLTLPPFAGATRKLVLLNLVIFFALGLLSWFAPGLYSRLLVTLGLMPFVALHGWVWQVFTYPVINIGFLNTAFALLTLWFTATTLEETRGAQWLVRLYVGSAVAGGAAAVLLAALGRMMPAGMTLFGGPNSLYLGMFGPLFAVLVAFALLYGDVEFLLFFVIRMKAKYMVAIMVVWRLGLLVWSREVFSATLELCCGLFAFLYVRYAKVGYGNRSVGKSLSERWYGWRNDYYRWKRKRAAKSFQVYMRKQNREVHFDNEGRYVSPEDERRRDPKDKRWMN; encoded by the coding sequence ATGCGTTCCACGGGAAGCACGACACTGACGCTGCCACCGTTTGCGGGTGCGACCCGCAAGCTGGTGCTGTTGAACCTGGTTATTTTTTTCGCGCTGGGTCTGCTGAGCTGGTTTGCGCCGGGGTTGTACTCGCGGCTGCTGGTCACGCTGGGGCTGATGCCCTTTGTAGCGCTGCACGGCTGGGTGTGGCAGGTGTTCACGTATCCGGTGATCAACATTGGATTTCTGAATACTGCGTTTGCCCTGCTGACCCTGTGGTTTACGGCGACGACGCTGGAGGAGACGCGGGGCGCGCAATGGCTGGTGCGGCTGTACGTGGGCTCTGCGGTCGCAGGCGGAGCGGCAGCAGTGCTGCTGGCCGCACTGGGACGAATGATGCCGGCGGGCATGACGCTGTTTGGTGGACCGAACAGCCTGTACCTGGGGATGTTTGGGCCGCTGTTTGCGGTGCTGGTGGCGTTTGCTCTGCTGTACGGCGACGTGGAGTTCCTGCTGTTCTTTGTGATCCGGATGAAGGCGAAGTACATGGTCGCGATCATGGTGGTGTGGCGGCTTGGACTGCTGGTGTGGTCGCGCGAGGTGTTCAGCGCGACGCTGGAGCTGTGCTGCGGCCTGTTTGCGTTCCTCTACGTGCGGTATGCGAAGGTGGGCTACGGCAACCGGAGTGTGGGGAAGTCGCTGAGTGAGCGGTGGTACGGATGGCGCAATGACTACTACCGGTGGAAGCGCAAGCGCGCGGCGAAGAGCTTCCAGGTATACATGCGGAAGCAGAACCGCGAAGTGCATTTCGACAACGAGGGCCGCTACGTTTCACCGGAAGATGAGCGGCGGCGGGATCCGAAGGACAAGCGCTGGATGAACTAG